The Paraburkholderia sp. PREW-6R genomic interval CTGACTCTGCAAGGCATCTCGAAACGCTACGGCGATTTCACCGCGATCGAGCAACTCGATCTTTCGGTCGAACGCGGTGAACTGCTGTCGCTGCTCGGACCCTCCGGCTGCGGCAAGACCACCACGCTGCAAATGGTCGCGGGTTTCGTCACGCCGACCACCGGCCGCATTCTGCTCGATGGACGCGACATTACCCATGAACGGCCGGAGAAGCGCGGCATCGGCGTGGTGTTTCAAAGCTATGCGCTCTTTCCGCACATGACGGTGGCGGGCAACGTCGGCTTCGGGCTGGAGATGCGCAAGGTCAAACGCAAGGAGCGGGAGGAGCGCGTGGCCGAAGCGCTCGCCCTCGTGCGGCTCAAAGGGCTCGGGCATCGTTATCCGAAGGAACTGTCGGGCGGCCAGCGGCAGCGCGTGGCCATTGCACGCGCCATCGCCATGCAGCCCGAACTGCTGCTGCTCGACGAACCCATGTCCAATCTCGACGCGAAACTGCGCGAGGAAATGCACATCGAGTTGCGCTCGATCCACAAGCGTCTGGGCATCACGACGATTCTGGTCACGCACGATCAGGTGGAGGCCATGACGATGAGTGACCGCATCGCCGTCATGCATCGCGGTGCGATTGCCCAACTGAGCACCCCATACGACGCCTACGAGCGGCCGGCGACGCCGTTCGCGTCCACGTTCCTCGGCCGCACCAATGCGTTTGCCGGCGAAGTGCTGCGCCGCAATCCACGTTGCGCCGAAGTCGACGTGGCGGGCACCACGCTGCATGTTCCGCACGAAGGCCGTCACGTGAACGGCGCCGTCAACGTCTATATCCGGCCGGAGAAAGTCCACCTGGCCAACGGCGACGCGCGCTTGCGCGGCCGCATCGCGACGCGTGTTTTCGTCGGCAACCAGTGGCTGCTCGAAGTGGAGACGGCCCTCGGCAGATTGCGTGTCGCGCAGCCGAACCACGGCGCGCCGCCGCCTGACGAAGGTCACGAAGTCGGCCTCGCATGGACCGACGACGATCTGCGCGTGCTCACGCAGGACGACCGGGAGAGCGCTCATGGCCACGCTTGACGACGCCCGTCCCGGCGCGGCGCCCTGGCTGCTGTCGGGGCCGGCGATGCTGCTTTTCGTCGGCCTGTTGCTGGTGCCGCTGCTGCTCACGCTGATGCTCTCGTTGCGCGTGTTCAGCGATACCGCCGGCGTGACGTCGGCCTACACGCTCGCGAACTACTGGGAAGTGGTGAGCGACCCGTACTACGGCACGATCTTTCTGCGCACCGCCGGCCTCGCTTTCGCCGTCACGCTGCTATCCATCGTGCTCGGCGTGCCGGAGACCATCGTGCTGGCGCGGATGAAACGGCCGTGGCAGTCGCTGTGTCTGCTGGTCGTGCTCGGTCCGCTGCTCATCTCCGTCGTCGTGCGCACGCTCGGCTGGCAGATTCTGCTCGGCAACAACGGTGTGCTGAACACCCTGCTGCAGGCGCTGCATGTGACGAGCGAACCGATCCGCCTCGTCTTTACGATGACCGGCATGATCATCGCCCTCACCCACGTGCTCGTGCCCTTCATGGTCATGTCGGTCTGGGCGACCATGCAGAAGCTCGACCCGCAGGTGGAATGGGCCGGACGTTCGCTCGGCGGCTCGCCGCTCGCGGTGTTCCGCCGGGTGGTGCTGCCGCAGATCATGCCGGGCGTGCTGTCGGGCTCCATCATCGTGTTCGCGCTGTCGGCGTCGGCCTTCGCGACGCCCGCGCTGATCGGCGGCCGCCGCCTGAAGGTGGTCGCGACCGCCGCCTACGACGAATTTCTCGGCACGCTGAACTGGCCGCTCGGCGCGAGCATCGCGGTGCTGCTGCTGATTGCCAACGTGGCGATCGTGATGGGCTGCAGCCGCCTCGCCGAACGCCGCTTCCGGCATATCTTCGACTGAGTGGACGGAGAGCGGACATGAAACAGAACGGCATTCTCGGGCTCGTCTACAACGCGTTCTTCCTCACCTTCATCATCGCGCCGCTTGCCGTCGTGATGCTCGTGGCTTTCACGGACAAAGGCTATATCGCGATGCCTTTCGACGGCGCGTCGCTGCGCTGGTTTCGCGCGATTCTCGAAAACGGCGACATCGTCGCGGCGTTCTGGCTGTCGGTGCGGCTCGCGTTCGCGGCGGCCACCCTCGGTGTGATGCTCGCGGTCCCGGCCGCGCTCGCGATCGCGCGGTATCGCTTTCCGGGCCGCGCCGCGCTCACGAGCTTCTTTCTGTCGCCGATGATGATTCCCGCCGTCGTGCTCGGCATTGCCTTCCTGCGCTTTCTGTCGCTGCTGCATCTGTCGGGCTCGTTCTGGTCGCTGGTGTGCGCGCACGTGATCATCGTGCTGCCCTACGCGTTGCGCCTTGCGCTGTCATCCGCGGTCGGGCTGGATCGCGACGCCGAGCGCGCTGCGCTTTCCTGCGGCGCGAGCCGCTTCACCGCCTTTCGCCGCGTGGTGCTGCCGATGATCCGCACCGGCGTGGCGGGCGGCTGGGTGCTCTCGTTCATCCAGAGTTTCGATGAACTGACCATGACCATTTTCGTTGCGACGCCCGGCACCACCACGCTGCCCGTCGCCATGTACAACCAGATCGCGCAGACGATCGATCCGCTGGTCGCCTCGGTATCGGCGGTCCTGATCGTCGGCACTGTCCTCCTGATGATCGTGCTCGACCGCATGGTGGGACTGGATCGCATTCTGATCGGAGAAGCCCGATGACCTCGATGAACGACACCCGTCCCGACGTGCTGGTGCTGGGCGGCGGCCTCGTGGGTTCCGCCGTCGCCTATGGCCTCGCCCGCGAAGGCGCGCACGTCACCGTGCTCGACGAGGACGACGGCGGCTTGCGCGCGTCGCGCGGCAACTTCGGCCTTGTCTGGATTCAGGGCAAGGGCTATGGACTGTCGCCGTATGCGCGCTGGTCGCGCAGTTCGGCCGCACGCTGGCCGTTGCTGGCCGAAGCGTTGCTGAAGGAAACCGGCGTGGACGTCGCATTGCGCCAGCCAGGCGGCTTCCACTTCTGCTTTAACGACGACGAACTCGCCGAGCGCCATAAACGGCTATCGACGCTGCAAGCCGAACTGGGCGACTACCCGTACGAGATGCTCGACGCCGCCGACGTCCGCGCGCGCATTCCGCAGATCGGTCCGGCCGTGATCGGCGCGAGCTACACGCCGATGGACGGTCACGTGAACCCGCTCAAACTGCTGCGCGCATTGCACACCGCGATGCAGGCGCGCGGCGTGCGCCTCGTGTCCGGTGAGCGCGCGGAGCGCATCGTGCCGCAGCGCGGCGGCTTCGTCGTGCAGGGCAGGCGCGGCACCTATCGCGCGGCGCGCGTGGTGCTCGCCGCCGGCCTCGGCAACCGCACGCTCGCGCCATTCGTCGGGCTGAATGCGCCGGTTGCGCCCAATCGCGGCCAGGTGCTGGTAAGCGAGCGCGTCGCACCCTTCCTCGAATATCCGACGCTCAATGTGCGTCAGACGGACGAAGGCAGCGTGCAGTTCGGCGACTCGATGGAAGAAGTCGGCTTCGACGATTTCACTACCACCCACGTGCTTGCCGACATCGCCCGGCGCGGCGTGCGCGCGTTTCCGCTGCTGCAGCACGTGCGGCTCGTGCGCATGTGGGCCGCGTTGCGCGTCTACAGTCCCGACGGCTTTCCGGTCTACGACCAGTCCGACGCGCATCCCGGCGCGTTCGTCGTCACCTGCCATAGCGGGGTGACGCTGGCGGCCGCGCACGCAATGCGCATTGCGCCGTGGATCATGGGCGCGCCGATCCCCAACGAACTGCCCACCTTCTCCGCACGTCGCTTCGACACCGCCCGTGAACTGATTCCCGCTCACTGAAAACGACATGACTTCCCAATCGACCCTCTCCCTTTTCAGACCGCTGCCGGGCGCGCAAGACGCCGCTGCCGCGACCGTCGACATCTGGTTCAACGATCAGCCGCTCGCTGTCCCCGGCGGCCGCTCCGTCGCCGCGGCGCTGCTCGCGTCGGGCATAGCGCGCTTTCGTGCGACGCCTGTCTCAGGTGCGCCGCGCGCGCCGTTCTGCATGATGGGCGCGTGCTTCGACTGTCTCGTCGAGATAGACGGCGTGCCGAGCCGGCAGAGCTGCATGGTGGAAGTGAGGGCCGGCATGCGGATTCGCTCGCAGGAAGGCGCGCGTGACCTGCCGCCGTCCAGTGCGAAGCATCTCGCCGACGCACCGCTGGAGAACGCACATGGCCGCTGATTTCATTTCCGAAACGGTCGATGTCGTCGTCGTGGGCGCGGGCCCTGCCGGCATGAGCGCAGCAACGCGCACCGCACGCGCGGGCCTGAAGACCGTGCTGATCGACGAACAGGACGCCGTGGGCGGCCAGATCTATCGCGGCATCGGCCGCGCCGACGCGCGCCGCAAGGAGATTCTCGGCCCGGACTATGCGGCCGGCGCCGCGATCGCCGATGCGTTCGCCGCATCGGGCGCGCGCCACCTGAGCGGCGCGAGCGTCTGGCAGGTGACGCGCGAGCGCGGCGTCAACTATCTGAAGGACGGCAAGATCGGCAGCTTCGACGCGCAGCGCGTGATCCTCGCAAGCGGTGCGCTGGAGCGGCCCTTCCCGATTCCCGGCTGGACGCTGCCTGGCGTGCTGACCGCAGGCGCGGCGCAGAT includes:
- a CDS encoding ABC transporter ATP-binding protein gives rise to the protein MAFLTLQGISKRYGDFTAIEQLDLSVERGELLSLLGPSGCGKTTTLQMVAGFVTPTTGRILLDGRDITHERPEKRGIGVVFQSYALFPHMTVAGNVGFGLEMRKVKRKEREERVAEALALVRLKGLGHRYPKELSGGQRQRVAIARAIAMQPELLLLDEPMSNLDAKLREEMHIELRSIHKRLGITTILVTHDQVEAMTMSDRIAVMHRGAIAQLSTPYDAYERPATPFASTFLGRTNAFAGEVLRRNPRCAEVDVAGTTLHVPHEGRHVNGAVNVYIRPEKVHLANGDARLRGRIATRVFVGNQWLLEVETALGRLRVAQPNHGAPPPDEGHEVGLAWTDDDLRVLTQDDRESAHGHA
- a CDS encoding FAD-dependent oxidoreductase, coding for MNDTRPDVLVLGGGLVGSAVAYGLAREGAHVTVLDEDDGGLRASRGNFGLVWIQGKGYGLSPYARWSRSSAARWPLLAEALLKETGVDVALRQPGGFHFCFNDDELAERHKRLSTLQAELGDYPYEMLDAADVRARIPQIGPAVIGASYTPMDGHVNPLKLLRALHTAMQARGVRLVSGERAERIVPQRGGFVVQGRRGTYRAARVVLAAGLGNRTLAPFVGLNAPVAPNRGQVLVSERVAPFLEYPTLNVRQTDEGSVQFGDSMEEVGFDDFTTTHVLADIARRGVRAFPLLQHVRLVRMWAALRVYSPDGFPVYDQSDAHPGAFVVTCHSGVTLAAAHAMRIAPWIMGAPIPNELPTFSARRFDTARELIPAH
- a CDS encoding (2Fe-2S)-binding protein, with the protein product MTSQSTLSLFRPLPGAQDAAAATVDIWFNDQPLAVPGGRSVAAALLASGIARFRATPVSGAPRAPFCMMGACFDCLVEIDGVPSRQSCMVEVRAGMRIRSQEGARDLPPSSAKHLADAPLENAHGR
- a CDS encoding ABC transporter permease; the protein is MKQNGILGLVYNAFFLTFIIAPLAVVMLVAFTDKGYIAMPFDGASLRWFRAILENGDIVAAFWLSVRLAFAAATLGVMLAVPAALAIARYRFPGRAALTSFFLSPMMIPAVVLGIAFLRFLSLLHLSGSFWSLVCAHVIIVLPYALRLALSSAVGLDRDAERAALSCGASRFTAFRRVVLPMIRTGVAGGWVLSFIQSFDELTMTIFVATPGTTTLPVAMYNQIAQTIDPLVASVSAVLIVGTVLLMIVLDRMVGLDRILIGEAR
- a CDS encoding ABC transporter permease produces the protein MATLDDARPGAAPWLLSGPAMLLFVGLLLVPLLLTLMLSLRVFSDTAGVTSAYTLANYWEVVSDPYYGTIFLRTAGLAFAVTLLSIVLGVPETIVLARMKRPWQSLCLLVVLGPLLISVVVRTLGWQILLGNNGVLNTLLQALHVTSEPIRLVFTMTGMIIALTHVLVPFMVMSVWATMQKLDPQVEWAGRSLGGSPLAVFRRVVLPQIMPGVLSGSIIVFALSASAFATPALIGGRRLKVVATAAYDEFLGTLNWPLGASIAVLLLIANVAIVMGCSRLAERRFRHIFD